The following is a genomic window from Niabella soli DSM 19437.
ATCCTTCTGCCTGACGGAGGATCAGTTCCCCGTTGCCGCTGGGCACTACCCCTATAAACGGATAGATCTGGGCTCTTTCAATTTTCCGCTCATGCAATGTATTGGCGCATTGCGCAACGATAACGCCGCGCTCCACCAGGCTTTTTAATGCGGCCTCATATTTACTCCCTTTAATGTAGGCATCGGTTCCGCCGCTAAACGCGATCAGCTCTGCCTGCAACTTCCCTTTCAGCCTTGGATCTTCCAGGGCATTATTAAGATTCCGCAGTACTTTTTCAATGATCTTGGGATCGCCGTTATCCATTTGATAAATCACATGGTATACTTTCTTTGTTGCCTGCGCGCCGGTGACGGCGCTGTTTTTCTTCTCTATCGGGGTCAGCCCCTGTGCAGTAACAGCCATAGCCAAGCTAATTGTAAAAGCAAGCAGTAAAATTTTCTTCATTGTATTTAATTTAAAAGTTTATGACAAACGCCGTTTAAATTTTGCAAAAAATGCTAAGCAACTGTAATCAAAAAACCGCATCAACGTTTTTTATTTATGCGGCACAGCAGCCTGCGCCAATTGTATCGGTCCATAAGGCCCATACTTGTGCTGATGCTCCGAAAAACTATCAACATAAGGACCATAGGGCATATCTACCGGCTTCTTACTTAAAACAGGCCAGTCGGCGCTTTGATCAAACTTCGGCCTTGGCTGGCTGTTAATAAAAGCCGCCACATCCCAGGCCTCCGCATCTGATAATTGCGGACTTTGATACGTGGTGCCCAGCGGCATATTATTTTTCACAAACCCGGCCATGCTCCCGATCCGGAATAAACCCGCGCCGTCATTAAAACTGTTTTGGCCCCATAGCGGCGGATATACAAAACCCGTTTCATCGGCAGTGCGCGCGCCCGCCCCGTCTGCTCCATGACAGCGCGCGCAATTAGCCTCATAAACAATGCGCCCTTTCAGGGGATCGGCCGCGCGATCCATTGGCTTCAGTTTTGCAAGAGAGGTACCTTTATAGATCTTTCCTTTGGGCACCCCTTCCCCCACCCATTTTATATAGGCATAAATGGCCTGCATTTCGGAAGAAGATTTATCCAGCGGTTTGCCATTCAGGCTTCTTTCAAAACAGTCATTGATCCGCATATAAATATCCTGTATCCCGTTATTACGTCCGCGGTAAAGCGGGTAGGTAGAAAAAACTTTGCCAAAGTTATTTCCAAAAGGAACGATCCCGCCATTCAGGTGGCAGTTCTGGCAGTTCATTCCATTGCTGATGGCAGCCACGGTCCCTTTGGGACCCAGGTAATGAGACGTGTTAGCAATTAACTGATAGCCGTAGGCAATTTCTTTTCCGGTTGCGGTATAATCGGGGATCTGATAATGATTCCATCCCCACCAGATGGTATCCTTAGCTGTTGGCAGCCCGCCGGCAACTGTCTTGTGTTGCTCCTCTTTTTTATCATTGCCTTTACACCCGTTCTCAAACAATACAATGACTGCCAGGGATGTGAAAATTAAAGCCGGAACCAGGAATACTCGCATCTTGTTTTTTATTTCTATCACAAATCTACGCACAAAACTATCGTTTAAGTTATCAAGAAAAGCAATTGGCTATAACTTCAGGTTATCGCAATTTTCTATAATATTCCTTGTCAAAAAGGGTGCTCATTCGTTTTATCCTTCCTGTTCCAGTTGTGCTTTATATTGCTGAACATTGGCTTTCACTGCATCGCCGACCGCCGGATATTCAATATCCTTATATTTTTTCAGGGTTTCCAGCAGGATATGGGCCACCAGATACCGGCAAATATCTTTATCATCTGCAGGTAATGCATACCAGGGCGCCCTGTCGGTACTGGTATGTTTTATGGCTTCTTCGTAGCAATGCATATAGTCATCCCACCGTTCCCGTTCAGCCAGATCACCCACTGAAAATTTCCATTGATGTTTTCCTTTCTCCAGGCGCCGGAGTAAACGATCTCTCTGTTCCTTTTTACTCAGGTGCAAGAAGAATTTAAACAGGATCGTGCCATTGTCCACCATGTGTTGCTCAAAATTATTGATCTGCTCAAAACGTTTTTTCCAGAAATTCTTTGGCAGATCGGCTACTGCAGTTATCCCAGGCATCCGTTCATTTAATAAATATTCCGGGTGCACACGTGTTACCAATACATTCTCATAATGCGTGCGGTTGAATACACCGAACTTTCCTTTCTCCGGCAATGCAATGGCATGCCTCCATAAATAGTTGTGCTGCAGTTCCAGGGTAGTAGGCGTCTTAAAACTGTTCACGACCACGCCCCGGACGTTAAATTCCTTAAACACTTCCCTAACCAGGCTGTCTTTACCCGCCGCATCCATCCCCTGTAAACAAACCAGCACTGCATATTTGTTATGCGCATACATTTTATCCTGCAGGGCGCTTAGCTCAACACGTATTTTTTTTAGCCGGCTCTTTGCTTCTTCCGGGCTTATTTCATCCCCGATGCTGGTTGGATAGTTATCAAGCTTAAAATCCTTCCGGGCGGCAAATAACTTTTTTGCGTTTTTTTTCATAAAGCGATCATTGATGATGGTTGAAGATAAAAAATATTTGTTAAGTTGCACGCAACGATACAAAGACTTTCCCGCGGCGATGCAGTGATGCAGCGGCACGCGCGCAAATACATTAAGGGTTTAAACTCTGTGAAAATCCGCGGAATCTGTGAGAAAAAAATGTGTGCGCTCTTTAAGTAAACAAAACTATTATGCTTCCACAGCATCCGCCGTCTTCCTGTTATTCCGCTTTAATAAAACGGCGTGCAAAACAAGCGTAAGACTTATGATGGTAAAGCCGAGGTAGAAACCCTGGTTTAAGGTTTTGTTTTCCTTGAGAATTACAAAGGCCATTAATATGCCATAAAGCGGCTCCAGGTTATACGATAAACTTACGGTAAAAGCAGACAGTTTTTTTAGCGCATTCATCGAAAACTGGAAGGCGATTACTGAACAGAACCAGGCCAATACCAGCAGCCATAAAAAATCAGTCAGCGACGGAAGCAGGGTAGCCACCGGAAAAACCTTCAGGTAAAACGGCATAATGGCAGACAAAGTGATCAATCCCCCCGTCATTTGCCAGGTTAATACCGTTTGCATATTGGTACGTTTCATCGAAAATTTGAGAAGAATGGGAAAAAGCGCCGCAAAAAAAGATGAAATAAAACCCAGTATAATTCCCAGTTTGAACCGTGCATCAAAATGAAAAATGAGGTAGATCCCGAACACAGAGCATATTCCCAGTAATAATTCTTCCTTTTTTATCGGCTGACGCGTGAGCAATGGCTCAAGAATGGCGGAAAAGAAACCGACGGCAGACAGGCAGACCAGGCCGATCGATACATTCCCATACTTAATAGAGGCGTAAAAGAGCACCCAATGGAGCGCAGAAACAAAACCGATCCCCCCGATCTTTAACGCCTCTTTTACAGGAATTTTTTCCAGTTTTCCGGTTACGCTCATCAGCACCCACAAGGTAACCGCGGTAATAAGCAGGCGGTACCAGACCAAAAGGCCGGCATTCAACGAAATGAGCTCTCCCAGGATGCCCGTAAACCCCGCCAGTAAAACCGCTATATGTAGTTGTAAAAATGCTTTTTTCATCCGGAGCGCAAGCTAATTAATTTACTTTGCCGGCAAGCATTCATTCCTGTATTTTTGTCAATAACAAGCGTTAGCAACTTACAATAAAAAAAATATTGATGAAAATAAAAGTGAGTTCGGAGATCGGGTTATTGAAAAAAGTATTGGTGCACAGCCCGGACAGTGGCATTGGCAAAGTGATTCCCTCAAAAGCTCAGGACTGGCTTTTTGAAGATATTGTGCACCTGGATACCATACGGAGAAAAGAGTACGATTATTATACCAAGCTCCTGCTGTACTTTTTAGATCCTTTGTTGATCAAAGGGAAATTAAAAACGGTTGACGCGCCAAAGAACAATTATGATTTTTTTAAACCTGGTAAAAAGGGCTTTCATAATTCTCAAAACGTTATAGAGATACAGGTGCTGCTATCGGATATTCTCAAGGACAGCGCCATCAAACAAAAGCTGGTCGCCTCCGTATGCGCTATTGAGAACTGCTCCTATAAAACCCAGGAGGTCTTATTGAAACAAGACGCGGAAGAGCTTGCAAAAATATTTATCAGTGGAACGGGGAATAACCTGGATATGTTATTCCCCCCCGTTCCCAATTTTATTTTTACAAGAGACATTGGGATTGTGATCAACGACCACATTTTACTGAACAAGCCGGCCAAAAAAGCCCGGCTACGCGAAGCCTTGCTGATGAAATATATTTTCTTTACCCATCCCTTATTTAAGGGGTATAAAGACAAGATCATTGAATTGGCCGATAGCCCGTACCATTTCCTGCTTCCCGTAGATGCAGACGAGTATAATGTTACCCTGGAAGGAGGTGACGTTATGGTAGTAAGCAGCAACCATGTTATCATAGGTATTAGTGAACGCACCAGCATGGCCGCGGCGCACCAGGTAGCTACCCAGCTTTTCAAAAAGAACATTGTTACAAAAGTTTCACTGGTGCAGATCCCCCGGAAAAGAGAATACATGCATATAGACACGATCTTTACGCAAATAAAAAAAGACATCTGGGTGATGCTCGGTTCTTTTTCAAAAAAGCGCACAAAGGCTGCATTGGGCGATGCCATTCTTAAAGCCATTGAAGAGCAGCAACCGGGAACGGCGACCAGCATTATACAATTTAGAAAAAATGATATAACGAAACCCGTCTATTTCGACAGCCTGGAAGACCTGCTGGTTGATATCAGTAAAAAAGACCTGAAGGTAAAAGGGAAAGTAAAGATCATTCATTCCGGAAATGATGAATTCCCCTTCGACCTGCGGGAGCAGTGGACCGATAGCTGCAACCTGCTGGCGCTAAAGGACGGTGTGGTTGTGGGTTACGACAGAAATGATAAAACCCTGGAAGCCTTCCGTAAAGAGGGTTTCAGCATTATTGACGTAAAAGAATTGTTACCGCAACTGGAAAACGGCACCCAAACAACCAACACGCTGAAAAATGTATTTATCACGATCCCCTCGGCAGAATTGTCGAGAGCCAGGGGGGGCTTCCATTGCATGAGCATGCCCCTGCTCCGCGACGACAACTAATTACCAGCAATAACAGAAAACCAAATGCAGACGACATCCCATTTACTAATGATACGGCCCATAGCCTTTGGGTTCAATAAAGAAACAGCCGTTAATAATTCCTTTCAGAAAGAAGGAACCGACTGGAACGTGAATGAAAAAGCACAACAGGAATTTGACCGGTTCGTTGAAGTATTGAGAGCGCAGGACATTAATGTACTGGTGATACAGGACCAGCCGCTACCCTACACCCCCGATGCCATCTTTCCCAACAACTGGATGTCGCTGCACAGCGACGGGCAAATGGTGCTGTACCCGATGTTTGCTCCCAACCGCCGTTCAGAACGTGGCAAAGGTGTTACCGATAAACTAAAGGAGCAGTTTACCGTGTACTCAACTATTGATCTTACAGGATACGAAAAAGAGAACCGCTTCCTGGAAGGCACGGGCAGCATGGTTTTGGACCGCGTGCATCAAATTGCTTACGCCTGCTTATCCCCCCGGACAGATAAAAAGGTATTGCTTGATTTTTGCGCGATGCTGGACTATAAACCGGTTTTGTTTCATGCGGTTGACAAAAGGGATGCGCCCATCTATCACACCAATGTAATGATGTGCATTGCCGATACTTTTGCGATCATTGCAGATGAAACGATCCGCGATCCGGCAGAACGCGCTTCAGTCTTACAAATGCTTAAAGAAGCCGGCAAGGAAATTATACCGATCAGCATTGCCCAGATGGAACAATTTGCCGGAAATGCCTTACAGGTAAAAAACAATAGCGGTGAACCTTTTTTGATCATGTCCGACAGCGCGTATCATTCATTGACCCCGGAACAAATTAAAGTTATTGAGACCTTTAACCCGATCCTTCACGCTCCTTTGAACACTATTGAGCAGAATGGCGGCGGCAGCGCGCGTTGTATGATAGCTGAGATCTTTCTGCCCCGGCATTAACCTTATGGTGGCTTACAAACTATCAATGGGATAAAGAGCAGCTCTCTTTTTTTTCTGGCTCTCCCGTTTCTTTGTATTAAATATCTTATTGCTCAGGGTAAATAAAACACCTCTTTCAGCGGAACAGACACCGGAGAATGGTCCGCATGGGTTTCCATAATATCCTTCATGTGATCCCACCATTTTTTCATCACGGGATGAGCAGGAAGCTGATCCAGGTTCGCCGGATCGGTTATCTTCATGGTCGCAAAAAGAATATTCGTTTCCCTATCCCAGAAAATAGAATAATCCGTTATACCCTGTTCTTTTAGCAGCGCACTCAATTCAGGCCAAATGGCTGCATGCCTTTTCTCATATTCCGATTCGAGGCCCTTAAAGAGTTTCATTTTAAATGCAAGTCGTTTCATATAATTATGTAGTGGTTTTGATTTTTGGAGCTAAATGCGGAACGCGAAACGCATAATGCCAAGCCCCGCGTAGACTATAAACTATTGTCCATTGTCTATTCACAATTCACTCCCCAGCCAGCCGATACACTTCCGTTCCCGCAAGCAGGAAACAGCCCAGTCCGTAGTCTTCAAAATCCGGTTTGCTATTATAGGTAACCGGCTGTCCGTCTTTAGGCTCTTTTCCCGTACCCTGCACATACCCCAATGAACCATCGGGGTGCACCGCGTCTTTAACCATTGCGTTCCATGCTTTGGTAAGCGCCGGCAGGTATTGCTTTTTGTCGAGGAGCCCGTTACGGACCCCCCAGGCAAACCCATAGGTGAACAATGCTGTCCCCGAAATTTCTTTCCCTCCAAAATGGTTCGTATCATGAAGGCTGACCGTCCACATACCGGTAGCCTGCTGACACTGCAATAAAGCGGCGCCCATATCCTTAAAGTCCTGCAGGTATTCTGCATAATGCGCATCTGTTTTGGGAAGGGCATTCAACACCCGTACCAGCGCTGCAAACACCCAGCCGTTGCCCCGGCTCCAATAACAGTTTGCTCCGTTCGGCTCCTTATAGGGTGGTACAAAATCTTTATCGCGCCACCACAGATGTTCTTCTTTATTATATAATCCCTTGCCGCCATGAACATTTTTCGTATAGGCATAGATCTGGTACATTTTATCAAAATAGCGGTGCTCCTTATAAAGCGCCCCCAGCTTTACATATACCGGCATTGCCATTTGTATGGCATCCACCCAACTCCAGTCATCGTTCTTATCAGACGCCACCATATTATCAATACTGGTTTTGATCGCTTTGATCCGCTCCGGCATTTTATCCAGTTTATAAAGATCGATATAAGTTTGCCCGCAACACTGATCGTCGGCATTCCTCGTGGTAATGCCGCTGCGCAGCCCCCATTGATGTTTCGTACCCCAGTCTACCGCATAATCATAGTAGCTTTTCTGCCGGTCGATGGTATACAGAGCCATCAACCCCTCATAATAAACGGCGCGGGTCCATATATTGCTCGGGCGCTCTTTATTGGTAACGATCGGCTTTCCCGGATCAGGCCACTTATTCATAAAGTAGGCATTGCACAGCCGCATTGTTTCGAGTATCTTTTTTTTGGATAAAGTACCTTGCGCATTGCCCGTAGTTGCGCTTAATAATAATACAAAAACCAACAATCGTTTCATAATTTTTTCATTTTGGATGCTGAACTCCGGTTATAAGTCACTGGTTACTGGTTACCCTATTGCCAATCAGAAATCGAATATTCGGCATCATCGCAACCCATTTACTATTAACCATTGACTATTCACTTCCTCCAACACAATGATACATATTAATCCCGTCCCCCGCATCCTGTAGTGTCCTGCATCCGGGGCAGGATTGTGCAGGATTGTTGGTTGGCTGGAAGTTTTATCTTTATTGCCGGCGATTGATCTTTATAAAAAGCGTATTCCTTTATACAATGAATTATTACCGATTATTTTTTTTGCTGCTCTTTTTAAATGGGGCAATAGCTGGTTTTGCACAGCCCGGAACTACAATTGACCGCAAAGCGCTGGTGGAGCGCCATACGATCAAAATAAATAAGGCCGATACACTGGCATCTTTATCGGTCGGCAATGGAGGTTTTGCTTTTACTGTTGATGTAACCGGCCTGCAATCCTTTCCCAACGCCTATGAAAAAGGCGTTCCGCTGGGAACAGAGAGCGAGTGGGGCTGGCATGCTTTTCCCAATGTAAACAACTATCAATTCAAAGACGCGCTAAAGACTTACCATTTAAACGGGCGGGATGTACCCTACGCCGTTGAATGGGGCGGTGGCCCTGAGGCAAATCGAAAAGCTGCAAACTATTTCCGGCAAAATGTGCACCGCCTGCAACTGGGGAATATCGGGCTGGAAATTTTAAAAAAAGATGGCACCCTGGCAACTCTGGCAGATATACAAAACATACACCAGGAGCTGAACCTATGGACCGGCGCCATCAAATCTTATTTTACTATTGAAAAGGTACCCGTCACTGTTTTTACTTACGGGCACCAGAAGCAGGATGCCATTGCGGTAAAGATCAACTCCCCTTTGCTGCAACAAAAAAGACTGCATATCCGCATCCGGCTGCCCTACCCCA
Proteins encoded in this region:
- a CDS encoding DsrE family protein, giving the protein MKKILLLAFTISLAMAVTAQGLTPIEKKNSAVTGAQATKKVYHVIYQMDNGDPKIIEKVLRNLNNALEDPRLKGKLQAELIAFSGGTDAYIKGSKYEAALKSLVERGVIVAQCANTLHERKIERAQIYPFIGVVPSGNGELILRQAEGWAVIKP
- a CDS encoding c-type cytochrome gives rise to the protein MRVFLVPALIFTSLAVIVLFENGCKGNDKKEEQHKTVAGGLPTAKDTIWWGWNHYQIPDYTATGKEIAYGYQLIANTSHYLGPKGTVAAISNGMNCQNCHLNGGIVPFGNNFGKVFSTYPLYRGRNNGIQDIYMRINDCFERSLNGKPLDKSSSEMQAIYAYIKWVGEGVPKGKIYKGTSLAKLKPMDRAADPLKGRIVYEANCARCHGADGAGARTADETGFVYPPLWGQNSFNDGAGLFRIGSMAGFVKNNMPLGTTYQSPQLSDAEAWDVAAFINSQPRPKFDQSADWPVLSKKPVDMPYGPYVDSFSEHQHKYGPYGPIQLAQAAVPHK
- a CDS encoding PPK2 family polyphosphate kinase, with the translated sequence MKKNAKKLFAARKDFKLDNYPTSIGDEISPEEAKSRLKKIRVELSALQDKMYAHNKYAVLVCLQGMDAAGKDSLVREVFKEFNVRGVVVNSFKTPTTLELQHNYLWRHAIALPEKGKFGVFNRTHYENVLVTRVHPEYLLNERMPGITAVADLPKNFWKKRFEQINNFEQHMVDNGTILFKFFLHLSKKEQRDRLLRRLEKGKHQWKFSVGDLAERERWDDYMHCYEEAIKHTSTDRAPWYALPADDKDICRYLVAHILLETLKKYKDIEYPAVGDAVKANVQQYKAQLEQEG
- a CDS encoding DMT family transporter, with the protein product MKKAFLQLHIAVLLAGFTGILGELISLNAGLLVWYRLLITAVTLWVLMSVTGKLEKIPVKEALKIGGIGFVSALHWVLFYASIKYGNVSIGLVCLSAVGFFSAILEPLLTRQPIKKEELLLGICSVFGIYLIFHFDARFKLGIILGFISSFFAALFPILLKFSMKRTNMQTVLTWQMTGGLITLSAIMPFYLKVFPVATLLPSLTDFLWLLVLAWFCSVIAFQFSMNALKKLSAFTVSLSYNLEPLYGILMAFVILKENKTLNQGFYLGFTIISLTLVLHAVLLKRNNRKTADAVEA
- a CDS encoding arginine deiminase family protein; this translates as MKIKVSSEIGLLKKVLVHSPDSGIGKVIPSKAQDWLFEDIVHLDTIRRKEYDYYTKLLLYFLDPLLIKGKLKTVDAPKNNYDFFKPGKKGFHNSQNVIEIQVLLSDILKDSAIKQKLVASVCAIENCSYKTQEVLLKQDAEELAKIFISGTGNNLDMLFPPVPNFIFTRDIGIVINDHILLNKPAKKARLREALLMKYIFFTHPLFKGYKDKIIELADSPYHFLLPVDADEYNVTLEGGDVMVVSSNHVIIGISERTSMAAAHQVATQLFKKNIVTKVSLVQIPRKREYMHIDTIFTQIKKDIWVMLGSFSKKRTKAALGDAILKAIEEQQPGTATSIIQFRKNDITKPVYFDSLEDLLVDISKKDLKVKGKVKIIHSGNDEFPFDLREQWTDSCNLLALKDGVVVGYDRNDKTLEAFRKEGFSIIDVKELLPQLENGTQTTNTLKNVFITIPSAELSRARGGFHCMSMPLLRDDN
- the ctlX gene encoding citrulline utilization hydrolase CtlX, which encodes MQTTSHLLMIRPIAFGFNKETAVNNSFQKEGTDWNVNEKAQQEFDRFVEVLRAQDINVLVIQDQPLPYTPDAIFPNNWMSLHSDGQMVLYPMFAPNRRSERGKGVTDKLKEQFTVYSTIDLTGYEKENRFLEGTGSMVLDRVHQIAYACLSPRTDKKVLLDFCAMLDYKPVLFHAVDKRDAPIYHTNVMMCIADTFAIIADETIRDPAERASVLQMLKEAGKEIIPISIAQMEQFAGNALQVKNNSGEPFLIMSDSAYHSLTPEQIKVIETFNPILHAPLNTIEQNGGGSARCMIAEIFLPRH
- the rhaM gene encoding L-rhamnose mutarotase, which codes for MKRLAFKMKLFKGLESEYEKRHAAIWPELSALLKEQGITDYSIFWDRETNILFATMKITDPANLDQLPAHPVMKKWWDHMKDIMETHADHSPVSVPLKEVFYLP
- a CDS encoding glycoside hydrolase family 88/105 protein, yielding MKRLLVFVLLLSATTGNAQGTLSKKKILETMRLCNAYFMNKWPDPGKPIVTNKERPSNIWTRAVYYEGLMALYTIDRQKSYYDYAVDWGTKHQWGLRSGITTRNADDQCCGQTYIDLYKLDKMPERIKAIKTSIDNMVASDKNDDWSWVDAIQMAMPVYVKLGALYKEHRYFDKMYQIYAYTKNVHGGKGLYNKEEHLWWRDKDFVPPYKEPNGANCYWSRGNGWVFAALVRVLNALPKTDAHYAEYLQDFKDMGAALLQCQQATGMWTVSLHDTNHFGGKEISGTALFTYGFAWGVRNGLLDKKQYLPALTKAWNAMVKDAVHPDGSLGYVQGTGKEPKDGQPVTYNSKPDFEDYGLGCFLLAGTEVYRLAGE